A genomic segment from Micromonospora echinaurantiaca encodes:
- a CDS encoding DMT family transporter, with protein sequence MSAAGTTVRPVPPATRRIVGVGLAIASGVAVAVQSRINGELGVRLADGIAAAVVSFGLGLLVLLVLVPATPTGRRGLAALRRALAAGELRPVQCLGGVCGAFLVATQGLTIGALGVAVFTVAVVAGQSASSLAVDRAGVGPAGRQPVTGQRLAGAGLTVVAVLLAVGDRFGDPAALALAVLPLLAGVAIAWQQAVNGRVRVATGSALTATLVNFTAGTLALLVTFAVDLAVRGRPAGGLPTEPWLYLGGPIGIVFIAVAAAIVRFTGVLLLGLATIAGQVVGAVVVDVVLPTAASHPGPATLLGAALTLAAVVVAAVGPPVRR encoded by the coding sequence GTGAGCGCCGCCGGGACGACGGTCCGACCCGTCCCGCCGGCGACCCGCCGGATCGTCGGGGTGGGCTTGGCGATCGCCTCCGGGGTCGCCGTGGCCGTGCAGTCCCGGATCAACGGCGAGTTGGGCGTACGGCTGGCCGACGGCATCGCCGCCGCGGTGGTCTCCTTCGGGCTGGGCCTGCTGGTGCTGCTGGTGCTGGTGCCCGCCACCCCGACCGGGCGGCGCGGGCTGGCCGCCCTGCGCCGCGCGCTGGCGGCCGGCGAACTGCGGCCGGTGCAGTGCCTGGGCGGGGTCTGCGGCGCGTTCCTGGTGGCCACCCAGGGGCTGACCATCGGCGCCCTCGGCGTGGCGGTCTTCACCGTGGCGGTGGTCGCCGGCCAGTCGGCGAGCAGCCTGGCCGTTGACCGCGCCGGGGTCGGCCCGGCCGGCCGGCAGCCGGTCACCGGTCAACGGCTGGCCGGCGCCGGGCTGACCGTGGTCGCCGTGCTGCTCGCCGTCGGCGACCGGTTCGGCGACCCGGCCGCGCTGGCGCTGGCCGTGCTGCCGCTGCTCGCCGGGGTGGCCATCGCCTGGCAGCAGGCGGTCAACGGCCGGGTACGGGTGGCCACCGGCAGCGCGCTGACCGCCACCCTGGTCAATTTCACCGCGGGCACGCTGGCGCTGCTCGTCACGTTCGCCGTCGACCTGGCGGTACGCGGCCGCCCGGCCGGCGGGCTGCCCACCGAGCCCTGGCTCTATCTCGGCGGCCCGATCGGCATCGTGTTCATCGCCGTCGCCGCCGCGATCGTCCGGTTCACCGGCGTGCTGCTGCTCGGCCTGGCCACCATCGCCGGTCAGGTGGTCGGCGCGGTGGTGGTCGACGTGGTGCTGCCCACCGCGGCCTCGCACCCCGGCCCGGCCACCCTGCTGGGCGCGGCGCTGACCCTGGCCGCGGTGGTGGTGGCCGCCGTCGGCCCACCAGTGCGCCGGTAG
- a CDS encoding geranylgeranyl reductase family protein — translation MSDEFDVVVVGAGPAGAAAALAARRSGARVLLLDRADFPRDKACGDGVAAHALDVLADLGVPDAVAGYPPLPALRLVGPGGGAVARALPRPAHTVPRSVFDARLVSAAVAAGARLRRHAVRRVEVRADRVVLDGEVAARAVVGADGAGSVVRRALGHPMNPDRHLALAIRGYAPALPGPPEQLIVTSAPRWPAYAWSFPIGDGRANVGYGEVLRGEPLTRAHLLDRLGALLPGTDPATVSDLRAHHLPLSTHRPPPGRGRVVLAGDALSLINPFTGEGIFYALLSGALAGTAAAGAPEQAARRYAAALRRRLGTHLRHSSVAAWLARRRRVVDAAVRAARRDDRTYRAIVELGLGDGRLDARTLGMIGIGLSAWERAPGP, via the coding sequence GTGAGCGACGAGTTCGACGTGGTGGTGGTCGGAGCGGGTCCGGCCGGCGCGGCCGCGGCGCTGGCGGCCCGCCGCAGCGGGGCCCGGGTGCTGCTGCTGGACCGGGCCGACTTCCCGCGGGACAAGGCGTGCGGGGACGGCGTCGCCGCGCACGCGCTGGACGTGCTCGCCGACCTCGGGGTGCCCGACGCGGTCGCCGGCTACCCGCCGCTGCCCGCGCTGCGGCTGGTCGGCCCCGGTGGCGGCGCCGTTGCCCGGGCGCTGCCCCGGCCCGCTCACACGGTGCCTCGGTCGGTCTTCGACGCCCGGCTGGTGTCGGCGGCGGTGGCGGCCGGCGCGCGGCTGCGCCGGCACGCGGTGCGCCGGGTCGAGGTCCGCGCCGACCGGGTGGTGCTCGACGGGGAAGTGGCCGCGCGGGCCGTGGTCGGCGCCGACGGCGCCGGGTCGGTGGTGCGGCGGGCGCTCGGCCACCCGATGAACCCCGACCGGCACCTGGCGCTGGCCATCCGGGGGTACGCCCCGGCCCTGCCCGGCCCGCCGGAGCAGCTCATCGTCACCTCGGCGCCGCGCTGGCCGGCGTACGCCTGGTCGTTCCCGATCGGCGACGGCCGGGCGAACGTCGGGTACGGGGAGGTGTTGCGCGGCGAGCCGCTGACCCGCGCCCACCTGCTCGACCGGCTCGGCGCGCTGCTGCCCGGGACGGACCCGGCCACGGTCAGCGACCTGCGCGCCCACCACCTGCCGCTGTCCACCCACCGCCCGCCGCCCGGCCGGGGCCGGGTGGTGCTCGCCGGCGACGCGCTCTCGCTGATCAACCCGTTCACCGGCGAGGGGATCTTCTACGCCCTGCTCTCCGGGGCGCTGGCCGGCACGGCGGCGGCCGGCGCACCCGAGCAGGCCGCCCGCCGGTACGCCGCCGCGCTGCGTCGCCGCCTCGGCACCCACCTGCGGCACAGCTCGGTCGCGGCCTGGCTGGCCCGGCGGCGCCGGGTGGTCGACGCGGCGGTCCGCGCGGCCCGCCGCGACGACCGGACCTACCGCGCCATCGTGGAGCTGGGGCTGGGCGACGGCCGGCTGGACGCGCGGACCCTGGGCATGATCGGCATCGGTCTCTCGGCGTGGGAACGGGCTCCGGGGCCGTGA
- a CDS encoding aggregation-promoting factor C-terminal-like domain-containing protein, translating into MSRLWSRFGARTAAVALLSVGVAGGFYLGEDRETQQQGLTAQAGVAVEQAEFDYQRERQAAHQVESAKQRAAEYQAKLRAEAAAKEAAKRAREAEAAAASRKKAREEAERKAAESKPYDGPIPASCAEFSGNRKVGCALTLDAGFKIDQFPCLNKLWDKESGWNHKAENPSSGAYGIPQALPGSKMGSVADDWRTNPATQIKWGLGYIEGRYGTPCKAWAHSQDVGWY; encoded by the coding sequence GTGAGTCGGCTGTGGAGCCGGTTCGGCGCCCGCACGGCCGCTGTCGCGCTGCTCTCCGTGGGCGTTGCCGGCGGTTTCTACCTGGGCGAAGACCGGGAGACCCAGCAGCAGGGCCTGACCGCGCAGGCCGGAGTCGCGGTCGAGCAGGCCGAGTTCGACTACCAGCGCGAGCGGCAGGCTGCCCATCAGGTGGAGTCCGCCAAGCAGCGGGCCGCCGAGTACCAGGCCAAGCTGCGCGCGGAGGCGGCCGCCAAGGAGGCCGCCAAGCGGGCCCGCGAGGCCGAGGCCGCCGCGGCGTCGCGGAAGAAGGCGCGGGAAGAGGCGGAGCGCAAGGCGGCGGAGAGCAAGCCGTACGACGGGCCGATCCCGGCGTCCTGCGCCGAGTTCAGCGGCAACCGGAAGGTCGGTTGCGCGCTGACGCTCGACGCCGGCTTCAAGATCGACCAGTTCCCCTGCCTGAACAAGCTCTGGGACAAGGAGAGCGGCTGGAACCACAAGGCCGAGAATCCCTCCTCCGGGGCGTACGGCATCCCCCAGGCGCTGCCGGGCAGCAAGATGGGCTCGGTCGCCGACGACTGGCGGACCAACCCGGCCACCCAGATCAAGTGGGGCCTCGGCTACATCGAGGGCCGCTACGGCACTCCCTGCAAGGCGTGGGCGCACTCGCAGGACGTGGGCTGGTACTGA
- a CDS encoding rhomboid family intramembrane serine protease, translating into MTLLPGSGDPHRFGTEAFYAALGRAFVAMCAVVPFLFLVEAADQGLAFGLDAAAGIIPQRIDGLDGVFFSPFLHHGFDHLYSNSIPLILLGTFVLAAGARRFLWSTLVIVLVSGLGVWFTGSPNSVVVGASGVIFGYLGILLTRGIVERSWWNFAVFLLVGLLYGWQLVGILPTDDRISWQGHLFGLLGGVVAAIVFRRRRPDLGGPYHSESSLTLP; encoded by the coding sequence GTGACCCTGCTCCCCGGAAGCGGCGACCCGCACCGGTTCGGCACCGAGGCGTTCTACGCGGCGCTCGGCCGGGCCTTCGTCGCCATGTGCGCGGTGGTGCCGTTCCTCTTCCTCGTCGAGGCCGCCGACCAGGGCCTGGCCTTCGGGCTGGACGCCGCCGCCGGGATCATCCCGCAGCGGATCGACGGGCTGGACGGGGTCTTCTTCTCACCGTTCCTGCACCACGGCTTCGACCACCTCTACAGCAACAGCATCCCGCTGATCCTGCTCGGCACCTTCGTGCTCGCCGCGGGCGCCCGCCGGTTCCTCTGGTCCACTCTGGTGATCGTGCTGGTCAGCGGGCTCGGGGTGTGGTTCACCGGCTCGCCCAACTCGGTGGTGGTGGGGGCCAGCGGAGTGATCTTCGGCTACCTCGGCATCCTGCTCACCCGGGGCATCGTCGAGCGCAGCTGGTGGAACTTCGCGGTCTTCCTGCTGGTCGGCCTGCTCTACGGCTGGCAACTGGTCGGCATCCTTCCCACCGACGACCGGATCTCCTGGCAGGGGCACCTGTTCGGGCTGCTCGGCGGGGTGGTGGCCGCGATCGTCTTCCGGCGCCGCCGCCCCGACCTCGGTGGCCCCTACCACTCCGAGTCCTCGCTCACCCTGCCCTGA
- a CDS encoding XRE family transcriptional regulator — protein sequence MTETANARKIAFATFVRRALDEARATRAWSGTEVSRRTGVSRQTINRWVRGDWASDPEAERVVAFCEGLGLDPATAFAALGWDRAARPRSAPTPPPMDPDVEALLRRLVDPNVSDAEKFHIRETIRYLAYRPTLPVDVRKRGKQAG from the coding sequence GTGACCGAGACGGCCAACGCACGGAAGATCGCCTTCGCCACCTTCGTCCGCCGCGCGCTCGACGAGGCGCGCGCCACCCGGGCCTGGAGCGGCACCGAGGTCTCCCGGCGCACCGGAGTCTCCCGACAGACCATCAACCGCTGGGTTCGCGGCGACTGGGCCAGCGACCCGGAAGCGGAACGCGTGGTCGCCTTCTGCGAGGGCCTCGGCCTCGACCCGGCCACCGCGTTCGCCGCGCTCGGCTGGGACCGGGCCGCCCGCCCCCGCAGCGCCCCGACGCCTCCGCCGATGGACCCGGACGTCGAGGCGCTGCTGCGCCGGCTGGTCGATCCCAACGTCTCCGACGCGGAGAAGTTCCACATTCGAGAGACCATCCGTTACCTCGCATACCGCCCGACCCTGCCGGTCGATGTCCGAAAGCGAGGGAAACAAGCCGGGTAG
- a CDS encoding TetR/AcrR family transcriptional regulator has product MSASSIRARVRAEMIDEIKAVARRHLATDGANLSLRAVARDMGMVSSAIYRYFPSRDDLLTALIIEAYDALGTAVEAADAGCDRLDLRGRWHAACRAARRWALAHPAEYALLYGSPVPGYAAPDDTIGPAQRPPLTLVGILRDGFAAGRIDPPPATEPADPLRADLAEMSTLVGGGVPEALLARGMAGWTQLFGLISFELFGRINRALPHRDDYFDHQIALMADLIGLPRTT; this is encoded by the coding sequence ATGTCCGCGTCCTCGATCCGCGCCCGGGTCCGCGCCGAGATGATCGACGAGATCAAGGCGGTGGCCCGACGGCACCTGGCCACCGACGGCGCCAACCTCTCCCTCCGGGCGGTGGCCCGCGACATGGGCATGGTCTCGTCGGCGATCTACCGCTACTTCCCCAGCCGGGACGACCTGCTCACCGCGCTGATCATCGAGGCGTACGACGCGCTCGGCACTGCGGTGGAGGCGGCGGACGCCGGCTGTGACCGCCTCGACCTGCGCGGGCGTTGGCACGCGGCCTGCCGGGCGGCCCGCCGCTGGGCACTCGCCCATCCCGCCGAGTACGCGCTGCTCTACGGCAGCCCGGTGCCCGGTTACGCCGCTCCCGACGACACCATCGGGCCAGCCCAGCGGCCACCGCTGACCCTGGTCGGCATCCTCCGGGACGGGTTCGCCGCCGGCCGGATCGATCCGCCGCCGGCCACCGAGCCGGCCGACCCGCTCCGCGCCGACCTGGCGGAGATGTCCACACTGGTGGGCGGCGGTGTGCCGGAGGCCCTGCTGGCCCGGGGCATGGCCGGCTGGACCCAGCTCTTCGGGCTGATCAGCTTCGAGCTGTTCGGCCGGATCAACCGCGCGCTCCCGCACCGGGACGACTACTTCGATCACCAGATCGCGCTGATGGCCGACCTCATCGGCCTGCCCCGCACGACCTGA
- a CDS encoding NAD-dependent epimerase/dehydratase family protein: MALHLIVGAGPVGSATARLLADRGERVRLVTRRGGGPAHPGVERIAADATDAGRLAELATGAAALYNCANPAYHRWTTDWPPLAGAMLAAAERSGAVLATVGNLYGYGPVDAPMTESTPLRPNSVKGQVRVRMWTDALAAHRAGRVRVTEVRGSDYLGAGAQSMVNMLVLPRVAAGKRALVPADLDAPHSWTYVGDVARTLVAVATDERGWGRAWHVPTAPAVSIRELATRAAALAGAPAPKLTRMPGPVLWLGGLFDPTAKEMREVAYQFAGPFVLDSTAATATFGIDPTPLDDALAATLPAPHPTSV; encoded by the coding sequence ATGGCACTGCACCTGATCGTCGGCGCCGGCCCCGTCGGCTCGGCCACCGCCCGACTGCTCGCCGACCGGGGGGAGCGAGTGCGGCTGGTGACCCGCCGGGGCGGCGGGCCGGCGCACCCGGGCGTCGAGCGGATCGCGGCGGACGCCACGGACGCCGGGCGGCTGGCCGAGCTGGCCACCGGCGCGGCGGCGCTCTACAACTGCGCGAACCCGGCCTACCACCGGTGGACCACCGACTGGCCGCCGTTGGCCGGCGCGATGCTCGCCGCCGCCGAGCGCAGCGGTGCGGTGCTGGCCACGGTCGGCAACCTCTACGGCTACGGCCCGGTGGACGCGCCGATGACGGAGTCGACGCCGCTGCGGCCGAACAGCGTGAAGGGGCAGGTCCGGGTGCGGATGTGGACGGACGCGCTGGCCGCGCACCGGGCCGGTCGGGTCCGGGTCACCGAGGTGCGGGGCTCCGACTACCTGGGCGCCGGCGCGCAGTCGATGGTGAACATGCTGGTGCTGCCCCGGGTGGCGGCCGGCAAGCGGGCGCTGGTGCCGGCCGACCTGGACGCGCCGCACAGCTGGACGTACGTCGGGGACGTGGCCCGGACGCTGGTGGCCGTGGCCACGGACGAGCGTGGCTGGGGGCGGGCCTGGCACGTGCCGACGGCGCCGGCGGTTTCGATCCGGGAACTGGCCACCCGGGCGGCGGCCCTGGCCGGGGCGCCCGCGCCGAAGCTCACCCGGATGCCCGGGCCGGTGCTGTGGCTGGGCGGGTTGTTCGACCCGACGGCGAAGGAGATGCGCGAGGTGGCCTACCAGTTCGCCGGGCCGTTCGTGCTGGACTCCACGGCCGCCACGGCCACCTTCGGCATCGACCCCACGCCGCTCGACGACGCCCTCGCCGCCACCCTGCCCGCCCCGCACCCGACCAGTGTCTGA
- a CDS encoding NAD(P)/FAD-dependent oxidoreductase: MREVDVAVIGAGPAGLFAAYYAGFRGLSVAVVDALPEPGGQITAMYPEKLIHDVAGFPSIKGRDLVTNLVAQAAPFDPLYLLGTRAEKLSYAGERPVLGLAGGEQVSCGAVVITGGLGSFTPRPLPVAEHFVGAGIVYFVPQPAELAGRDVLIVGGGDSAFDWAATLEPLARSVTLVHRREKFRAHAATVARVLALPVRVVVNAEVTRLHGDGSVTGAEITVRGGAAETLPVDTVIAALGFTADLGPLAEWGLRLDRRHIVVDSAMATNLPRIFAAGDITEYPGKVRLIATGFGEAATAINNAAVAIDPSAHLFPGHSSDGT, translated from the coding sequence ATGCGTGAGGTCGATGTCGCGGTGATCGGGGCCGGCCCGGCCGGGCTGTTCGCGGCGTACTACGCCGGGTTCCGTGGGTTGTCGGTCGCGGTGGTCGACGCGCTGCCGGAGCCCGGCGGGCAGATCACCGCCATGTACCCGGAGAAGCTCATCCACGACGTGGCCGGCTTTCCGTCGATCAAGGGGCGGGACCTGGTGACGAACCTGGTCGCCCAGGCCGCCCCGTTCGACCCGCTCTACCTGCTCGGCACCCGGGCCGAGAAGCTCAGCTACGCCGGCGAGCGGCCGGTGCTCGGGCTCGCCGGTGGCGAGCAGGTGAGCTGCGGCGCGGTCGTCATCACCGGCGGGCTGGGCAGCTTCACACCCCGCCCGCTGCCGGTCGCCGAGCACTTCGTCGGCGCCGGGATCGTCTACTTCGTACCGCAGCCGGCCGAACTGGCCGGGCGGGACGTGCTGATCGTCGGCGGCGGCGACTCGGCGTTCGACTGGGCGGCCACCCTCGAGCCGCTGGCCCGGTCGGTGACCCTGGTGCACCGCCGGGAGAAGTTCCGGGCACACGCCGCCACGGTGGCCCGGGTGCTGGCGCTGCCGGTACGGGTGGTGGTCAACGCCGAGGTGACCCGGCTGCACGGCGACGGTTCGGTGACCGGCGCCGAGATCACCGTACGCGGCGGTGCCGCCGAGACCCTGCCGGTGGACACCGTGATCGCGGCGCTCGGCTTCACCGCCGACCTCGGGCCGCTCGCCGAGTGGGGACTGCGGCTGGACCGTCGGCACATCGTGGTGGACAGCGCGATGGCGACCAACCTGCCCCGGATCTTCGCGGCTGGCGACATCACCGAGTACCCGGGCAAGGTGCGGCTGATCGCCACCGGCTTCGGCGAGGCAGCCACCGCGATCAACAACGCGGCGGTGGCCATCGACCCGAGCGCGCACCTCTTCCCCGGGCACTCCTCCGACGGCACCTGA
- a CDS encoding isoprenyl transferase, with product MTLRNLIYSVYERRLTAKLAGKPVPRHVGVMCDGNRRWAKEMGYVDPNDGHRVGAAKIKHVLGWCDQAGIAHVTLYLLATDNLRRPASELDPLLEIIERLVVELAEEGNPWRLRMVGALDVLPAQTAASLKAAEERTRERSGGAEVNIAVGYGGRREITDAVRSLLLEHAAAGGTIEELAEVLDVEHIAEHLYTRGQPDPDLVIRTSGEQRLSDFMLWQSAHSEFYFCELNWPDFRHIDFLRALRSYANRQRRYGA from the coding sequence ATGACGCTGCGGAACCTTATCTACTCGGTGTACGAGCGCCGGCTGACGGCGAAGCTCGCGGGCAAGCCGGTGCCCCGGCACGTCGGCGTGATGTGCGACGGCAACCGCCGGTGGGCCAAGGAGATGGGCTACGTCGACCCGAACGACGGGCACCGGGTCGGCGCCGCCAAGATCAAGCACGTGCTGGGCTGGTGCGACCAGGCCGGCATCGCGCACGTCACGCTCTATCTGCTCGCCACCGACAACCTGCGCCGGCCGGCCAGCGAGCTGGACCCGCTGCTGGAGATCATCGAGCGCCTGGTGGTCGAGCTGGCCGAGGAGGGCAACCCCTGGCGGCTGCGCATGGTCGGCGCGCTCGACGTGCTCCCGGCGCAGACCGCCGCCTCGCTCAAGGCGGCCGAGGAGCGCACCCGGGAGCGCAGCGGCGGGGCCGAGGTCAACATCGCGGTGGGCTACGGCGGCCGGCGGGAGATCACCGACGCGGTGCGCTCGCTGCTGCTGGAACACGCCGCCGCCGGCGGCACCATCGAGGAGCTGGCCGAGGTGCTGGACGTCGAGCACATCGCCGAGCACCTCTACACCCGCGGCCAGCCCGACCCCGACCTGGTCATCCGTACCAGCGGCGAGCAGCGGCTCTCCGACTTCATGCTCTGGCAGTCGGCGCACTCCGAGTTCTACTTCTGCGAACTCAACTGGCCCGACTTCCGGCACATCGACTTCCTCCGGGCGCTGCGCTCGTACGCCAACCGCCAACGCCGCTACGGCGCCTGA
- a CDS encoding PhoH family protein — translation MTTRRTTAGADQTPAATATTRRATRSRRTAAAAPADAKEPRPGGQAFVLDTSVLLSDPAAFHRFAEHEVVLPLVVISELEGKRHHPELGWFARQSLRMLDELRVRHGRLDRPVPANDAGGTLRVELNHTDDGVLPPGFRNESNDARILSVALNLAAEGREVTLVSKDMPLRVKAASVGLRADEYRHGQASDPTWTGMSELELAEEEIGRLYAGETLDLDAAAGLPCHTGLVLQSARGSALARVLPDKTVRLVRGDREAFGVHGRSAEQRIALDLLLDESIGIVSLGGRAGTGKSALALCAGLEAVMERRRHRKVIVFRPLYAVGGQELGYLPGSETEKMSPWAQAVFDTLGSVVHENVLEEVTSRGLLEVLPLTHIRGRSLHDAFVIVDEAQSLERGVLLTVLSRIGQGSRVVLTHDVAQRDNLRVGRHDGVTAVIEALKGHPLFAHVTLSRSERSPIAAMVTDLLEDIPT, via the coding sequence GTGACGACTCGCCGTACGACCGCCGGTGCCGACCAGACCCCGGCCGCGACTGCCACGACCCGCCGCGCCACCCGAAGCCGCCGTACGGCGGCCGCCGCGCCGGCCGACGCCAAGGAGCCCCGACCAGGAGGCCAGGCCTTCGTCCTGGACACCTCGGTACTGCTCTCCGACCCCGCGGCCTTCCACCGGTTCGCCGAGCACGAGGTGGTGCTGCCGCTGGTGGTGATCTCCGAGCTGGAGGGCAAGCGGCACCATCCGGAGCTGGGCTGGTTCGCCCGGCAGTCCCTGCGCATGCTGGACGAGCTGCGGGTGCGGCACGGCCGGCTGGACCGGCCGGTGCCCGCCAACGACGCCGGCGGCACGCTGCGCGTGGAGCTGAACCACACCGACGACGGGGTGCTGCCGCCCGGCTTCCGCAACGAGAGCAACGACGCCCGGATCCTCTCCGTGGCGCTGAACCTGGCCGCCGAGGGGCGCGAGGTCACCCTGGTCAGCAAGGACATGCCACTGCGGGTCAAGGCCGCGTCGGTCGGCCTGCGTGCCGACGAGTACCGGCACGGCCAGGCCAGCGATCCCACCTGGACCGGGATGTCCGAACTGGAGCTGGCCGAGGAGGAGATCGGCCGGCTCTACGCCGGTGAGACGCTCGACCTGGACGCCGCCGCCGGGCTGCCCTGCCACACCGGCCTGGTGCTGCAGTCCGCCCGGGGCTCCGCGCTCGCTCGGGTGCTGCCCGACAAGACGGTCCGGCTGGTCCGTGGCGACCGGGAGGCGTTCGGCGTGCACGGCCGCTCGGCCGAGCAGCGGATCGCCCTCGACCTGCTCCTGGACGAGTCGATCGGGATCGTGTCGCTGGGCGGCCGGGCCGGCACCGGCAAGTCGGCGCTCGCGCTCTGCGCGGGGCTGGAGGCGGTGATGGAGCGCCGCCGGCACCGGAAGGTGATCGTCTTCCGCCCGCTGTACGCGGTCGGCGGGCAGGAGCTGGGCTACCTGCCCGGCTCGGAGACGGAGAAGATGTCGCCCTGGGCGCAGGCGGTCTTCGACACCCTCGGCTCGGTGGTGCACGAGAACGTGCTGGAGGAGGTCACCTCGCGGGGCCTGCTGGAGGTGCTGCCGCTGACCCACATCCGGGGCCGTAGTCTGCACGACGCCTTCGTGATCGTGGACGAGGCGCAGTCGTTGGAGCGCGGGGTTCTGCTGACCGTGCTGTCCCGGATCGGTCAGGGTTCGCGGGTGGTGCTCACCCACGACGTGGCGCAGCGGGACAACCTCCGGGTCGGCCGGCACGACGGGGTGACCGCCGTCATCGAGGCGCTCAAGGGGCATCCGCTCTTCGCCCACGTCACGCTCAGCCGTTCGGAGCGTTCTCCGATCGCGGCGATGGTGACGGATCTGCTGGAGGACATCCCGACCTGA
- the otsB gene encoding trehalose-phosphatase has protein sequence MPPLNLGNQQPRTPLDVDQAWRTTAPRAAETVLFFDFDGTLAPVGDDPTAVRPAPKVLEAIEALAPAVRRIAIVSARPVEFLRDHFGGLTGVDLYGLYGLEHSHSGGETVTEPAALPWVPTMAELADLARTELPPGALVEYKRLSVALHYRTAPQLAGAVEEWGRAQAERLGLRMQAGRMVLELKPPVDQDKGLVIGEVIRDAGAAWYFGDDVSDIKAFAALRARAAADPAFYGVCVAVANPETGEEVASAADLTIDSPAALGDFLTQAAHHLR, from the coding sequence GTGCCGCCGTTGAATCTGGGCAACCAGCAGCCGAGGACCCCGTTGGACGTCGACCAGGCGTGGCGGACGACCGCGCCCCGGGCAGCCGAGACCGTGCTCTTCTTCGACTTCGACGGCACCCTCGCCCCGGTGGGCGACGACCCGACCGCGGTGCGGCCGGCGCCGAAGGTGCTCGAGGCGATCGAGGCGCTCGCGCCGGCGGTCCGGCGGATCGCGATCGTCTCCGCCCGGCCGGTCGAGTTCCTCCGTGACCACTTCGGCGGGCTCACCGGTGTGGACCTCTACGGCCTCTACGGGCTGGAGCACAGCCACTCCGGCGGCGAGACGGTGACCGAGCCGGCCGCGCTGCCCTGGGTGCCGACCATGGCGGAACTGGCCGACCTGGCCCGGACCGAGCTGCCGCCCGGCGCCCTGGTCGAGTACAAGCGGCTCTCCGTGGCGCTGCACTACCGCACCGCGCCCCAGCTCGCCGGCGCCGTCGAGGAGTGGGGCCGGGCCCAGGCCGAGCGGCTCGGGCTGCGGATGCAGGCCGGCCGGATGGTGCTGGAGCTCAAGCCCCCGGTCGACCAGGACAAGGGGCTGGTGATCGGCGAGGTGATCCGGGACGCCGGGGCGGCCTGGTACTTCGGCGACGACGTCTCCGACATCAAGGCGTTCGCCGCGCTGCGCGCCCGGGCCGCCGCCGATCCGGCCTTCTACGGCGTCTGCGTCGCCGTCGCCAACCCGGAAACCGGTGAGGAGGTCGCCTCCGCCGCCGATCTCACCATCGACTCCCCCGCCGCCCTGGGCGACTTCCTCACCCAGGCCGCCCACCACCTGCGCTGA